The following proteins are co-located in the Pedobacter frigiditerrae genome:
- a CDS encoding STN domain-containing protein: MMRIVTIIYFVCFLFNTRANAQSILGRKVSLNIVQQKLSVVLTMLEEKGEFRFSFNSDILPVDSVVTVKENNISIAETLEKLLTGRFEYRQSGNFVIIRYAPLELKLLILEAVGTPELYTVKGQIVDKRTEQPISDASVYEKFLLVSEISDGDGFFVMRLKKITQPISLTISKENYKSTTTHFLAEVNITNKQENSSETFVNGNLEEIAKTWIGNALVTAKQKVQSVNIGGFISKAPFQFGLTPGLNSHGSLSGQVVNKFSFNAVGAYSAGVDGAEIGLVFNIDKSDVRFFQFGGAFNLVGGNVQGTQIAGFFNYVIGDVKAAQITLGYNHVGKNFEGFQVGGVYNRINENLKGMQVSLGLNAIGNNLNGFQVGALNLITKDTRGMQVGVGGNVVNGKSTGVQIAGIANINKESNGLNMAAFANLTAQTARGAQVGVLNYAKTLKGLQVGILNISGENDGYSIGLVNIALKGYHKIGMSTNETTELNAVYKGGSKRFYNMLMFGINTKSSTKIYTGGLGFGKEISLFKSLSLNPEISSQYVYQGDWECVNLLNKFELPVNIKINKWFAIQGGPSVNVYYTKQQTAIGDYGLLQQKHKDFSFKNSNYTGWIGWNVGIVLL, from the coding sequence ATGATGCGCATTGTTACGATTATTTATTTTGTATGTTTTCTTTTTAACACCAGAGCTAATGCTCAATCTATTTTAGGTAGAAAAGTATCCCTAAACATAGTGCAGCAAAAGTTAAGTGTTGTTTTAACAATGTTAGAAGAAAAAGGGGAGTTTAGGTTCTCTTTTAACAGTGATATCTTGCCTGTAGATAGTGTAGTGACGGTTAAAGAAAATAACATCAGCATTGCTGAAACCTTGGAGAAATTACTTACCGGTCGTTTTGAATATCGCCAATCGGGTAATTTTGTAATCATTAGGTATGCGCCTCTTGAGCTAAAGTTGCTTATCCTCGAGGCTGTGGGCACGCCAGAACTTTATACCGTAAAGGGCCAAATTGTAGATAAAAGAACAGAACAACCCATAAGTGATGCCAGTGTTTATGAAAAGTTTTTACTAGTGTCTGAGATTTCTGATGGTGATGGCTTTTTTGTGATGCGGCTAAAAAAAATCACTCAACCTATTTCATTAACCATCAGTAAAGAGAATTATAAATCTACTACCACACATTTTTTGGCAGAAGTAAATATTACCAATAAACAAGAGAATTCTAGCGAAACATTTGTTAACGGAAATTTGGAAGAAATAGCGAAAACTTGGATCGGTAATGCATTGGTAACAGCTAAACAAAAAGTTCAATCTGTTAATATTGGTGGTTTTATTTCAAAGGCGCCTTTCCAATTTGGATTAACGCCTGGCTTAAATTCTCACGGTTCATTAAGCGGACAAGTAGTAAATAAATTTTCTTTCAACGCCGTTGGAGCATACAGTGCTGGGGTAGATGGTGCAGAAATAGGTTTGGTTTTTAATATTGATAAAAGTGATGTAAGGTTTTTCCAGTTTGGTGGGGCATTTAATTTAGTAGGGGGCAATGTACAGGGAACGCAAATTGCAGGTTTCTTTAATTATGTTATTGGTGATGTAAAGGCTGCTCAAATTACTTTAGGTTACAATCACGTAGGTAAAAACTTCGAAGGTTTTCAAGTTGGAGGAGTGTACAATCGAATTAATGAAAACCTGAAAGGGATGCAAGTTTCGTTAGGTTTAAATGCCATTGGGAATAATTTAAATGGTTTTCAAGTTGGTGCCTTAAATTTAATAACTAAAGATACCAGAGGAATGCAGGTTGGTGTTGGAGGGAATGTAGTGAATGGAAAATCAACTGGTGTACAAATTGCTGGTATTGCTAATATTAACAAAGAATCGAATGGCTTAAATATGGCTGCTTTTGCTAACTTAACTGCTCAAACGGCTAGAGGAGCACAAGTTGGCGTTTTAAATTATGCCAAAACTTTAAAAGGCCTTCAAGTAGGGATTTTAAATATATCTGGTGAAAATGATGGTTACTCAATAGGATTAGTAAACATAGCTTTAAAAGGATATCACAAAATCGGAATGAGTACCAATGAAACAACCGAATTAAACGCCGTTTACAAAGGTGGGAGTAAACGTTTTTATAATATGTTGATGTTCGGTATAAATACCAAATCATCTACAAAAATATATACTGGTGGACTAGGCTTTGGGAAAGAAATCAGCTTGTTTAAAAGCCTGTCTTTAAATCCAGAAATCAGTTCGCAATATGTTTATCAAGGCGATTGGGAATGTGTAAACCTTTTAAACAAGTTTGAATTGCCTGTAAATATCAAGATTAACAAATGGTTTGCCATACAAGGTGGCCCATCCGTAAATGTTTATTACACCAAACAACAAACAGCCATAGGGGATTACGGTTTATTGCAGCAAAAACATAAGGATTTTTCATTTAAAAATTCTAATTACACAGGGTGGATAGGATGGAATGTAGGAATTGTGTTGTTGTAG
- a CDS encoding FecR family protein: MDQNFTYINEDLLAKYLLGEATLAESEQVQIWANSHPNHLKQLEDFKKILEKSKLVIDNEIDEHKALERLNVRLKKDTKVGKIAYQKVLGWVAVLAIFFSGSWFFYNNLIGNQISVNTTGNTLTQVLPDGSTVTLNKESSLSFVGGFFNKTRAVKLTGEAFFEVSADKSKPFIIQINDVEVTVVGTAFNVKGNSTGTIVVVESGIVKVNNQKDSVRLTAGEKVDAKQNQLHLAKEKNQGKLYNYYYSNELVCDATPLSELVPVLNEKFKANIVISNPAIKELPISTTFKNESLTEILKVIGETFNIKVEYGQGIVKLK; the protein is encoded by the coding sequence ATGGATCAAAATTTTACCTATATAAACGAAGATTTACTTGCAAAATACTTGCTTGGGGAGGCTACTTTGGCCGAAAGTGAACAAGTACAGATCTGGGCAAACTCACACCCCAATCATCTTAAACAGCTAGAAGATTTTAAAAAGATATTAGAGAAAAGCAAACTAGTAATTGATAATGAGATTGATGAACATAAAGCTTTAGAGCGTTTAAATGTTCGTTTGAAAAAAGATACAAAAGTTGGAAAAATTGCTTATCAAAAAGTTTTAGGTTGGGTAGCAGTGCTAGCTATATTTTTTAGTGGAAGTTGGTTTTTCTATAACAATTTAATTGGTAATCAAATCAGCGTAAATACAACTGGAAATACACTAACTCAAGTTTTACCTGATGGTTCAACAGTTACCTTAAATAAAGAATCCTCATTATCCTTTGTAGGTGGTTTTTTCAACAAAACAAGAGCAGTTAAATTAACTGGCGAAGCCTTTTTTGAAGTAAGTGCTGATAAATCTAAGCCCTTTATCATTCAAATTAATGATGTAGAAGTTACTGTGGTGGGTACTGCTTTTAATGTAAAAGGAAATAGTACTGGTACCATTGTAGTTGTAGAAAGCGGAATTGTAAAGGTAAATAACCAAAAAGATAGTGTTCGATTAACAGCTGGAGAAAAGGTAGACGCCAAGCAAAATCAACTGCATTTAGCTAAAGAGAAAAATCAAGGTAAATTGTATAATTACTATTATTCTAATGAATTGGTTTGCGATGCAACTCCACTTAGTGAACTAGTTCCTGTGCTAAATGAGAAGTTTAAAGCAAATATTGTCATTTCAAATCCAGCCATAAAAGAGCTTCCAATCAGCACTACTTTTAAAAATGAATCGCTTACAGAAATTTTAAAAGTGATAGGCGAAACATTCAATATTAAGGTAGAATATGGACAAGGCATTGTTAAACTCAAATAA